The genomic interval GGGGCTGCGGGCCATCCATTTCCGGAATGCGCGATGAAACGCGCTGGGCTCGGCAAAGCCGAGATCGGCTGCGATATCGCCCACCGGTTTTTCATTCTCAGCGAGCCAGCGGATCGCCAGTGCGCGGCGGATCTCGTCCTTGATGGTCTGATAGGTCTGTCCCTCGGCGCGCAGCCGGCGGCGCAGCGTCGAGGCTGGGATCTTCATCTGCTTCGCCAGGGTCTCGAAGTTCGGCCACGCAGTCGGAGGCTTGGCGCGCAGCGTGGTGCGGATGGCGGCGGTGAGGGTGGCGTCGTGGCGATACCGCACCAGGATGTTGGCCGGCGCCAGCCGTAGAAACTCCTTCAGCGCCCGCTCGGTGCGCGTGGTGGGGAGATCGAGATAGCTGGCATCGAACGCCAGCGCGCTTTGCGGCTGACCGAACCGCACCGGCGCGCCGAAGAACGAGCGATAGTCGGCAGCCACCGCCGGCGGGCCGCAGGCGAAATCGACCCGGCGCAGCGGCAGCCGGCGGCCGACCAGCCAGCACGCGATGCCATGTACCACGATCCAGAAGGTGCGATAGGCGAAGGCCGAACGCGGTGTGGCTTTGTCATGCAGCACGATGCGGGCGAGGTCGCCCTCGACCCGCAGCTCGCCATACGGATCGTCGAGCGCCACCTTCAGAAACCGCAACGCGCGGTTCAGCGCCTGCCGCAGCGTGCCGGCATTTAGCACCGCGTGGCAGAGCAGCGTGAACGAGCCCGGCCGCATCGGCCGCCCGCCGAGGCCGAAGAACTCATCGTCCATCGCAGCCGCGACCGCCAGCCATAGCGCGCCGAACTGCGCCGCGGACACGCGCTCCCGCACCACCTCGGGCAGGCCGGCAGCGGCGAACACCGGTCCCGGCGCAACGCCGGCCCGGCGCAGGCAGTCGGCGACCTCTTCCACGAACAGGGGCGCGATCGTCCGCCGCTCCATTCGTCCGCTCCTTCCTCGAAAGTGGCAAAACCGATCACAAATCTAGGTCAGTTTGGTCCTAGAAAGCCACAGGGCTCCGCCGCTTAATCCGCGGCCGTGAATCCATTCGCGTCAGCCCCTCGTGCCAACAACGAGGGCAGGGGAAGAAACACCATGAGCAACGCCCATCCTGCGGTCGCAGCCACTGAAGATTATGCCGACGTCCTGGCGCGGTTTCGCCGCGAGGACCTCGAAGCCCTGTTCGACGGCAATTTCGCGACCGGCATCAACGTCTGCATCGAATGCTGCGACCGTCACGTCGCCGGCGGCGGCACGGCGCTGGATTGGGAAAGCCAGGACGGCCGCACCGCCTCCTTCAGCTTTGCCGAGATGAAGGACTATGCGGCGCGGGTGGCCAATCTGCTGGTCGCGCAGGGCGTGAAGCCCGGCGACGTCGTCGCCGGCATGCTGCCGCGCACGCCCGAGCTGCTGGCGCTGATCCTCGGCACCTGGCGCGCCGGCGCGGTGTATCAGCCGCTGTTCACCGCGTTCGGTCCCAAGGCGATCGAGCACCGCGTCAAGATGAGCGCCGCCAAGCTCGTGGTCACCGATCTGGCCAACCGCGCCAAGCTCGCCGACGTCGCCGATTGCCCGACCGTGGCGATCGTGCTGCGGCCGGGCGAGACCGCGCCGCTCGGCGATCTCGATTTCCATGCCGAGATCGCGGCGCAATCGACCGAATTCGCGCCTGTGCTGCGCAAGGGCACCGACCTGTTCCTGATGATGTCGACCTCCGGCACCACCGGCCTGCCGAAGGGCGTGCCGGTGCCGATCAACGCGCTGCCGGCGTTCTATTCGTACATCCGCGACGCGGTCGACCTGCGCCCCGATGACATCTTCTGGAACATCGCCGATCCCGGCTGGGCCTACGGCCTGTACTACGCGGTGACCGGTCCGCTACTGCACGGCCACGCCACCACCTTCTACGACGGTCCGTTCACAGCAGAGAGCACCTACAGCCTGATCAAGCGCCGCGGCATTACCAATCTGGCCGGTGCGCCG from Rhodopseudomonas palustris carries:
- a CDS encoding acyl-CoA synthetase, coding for MSNAHPAVAATEDYADVLARFRREDLEALFDGNFATGINVCIECCDRHVAGGGTALDWESQDGRTASFSFAEMKDYAARVANLLVAQGVKPGDVVAGMLPRTPELLALILGTWRAGAVYQPLFTAFGPKAIEHRVKMSAAKLVVTDLANRAKLADVADCPTVAIVLRPGETAPLGDLDFHAEIAAQSTEFAPVLRKGTDLFLMMSTSGTTGLPKGVPVPINALPAFYSYIRDAVDLRPDDIFWNIADPGWAYGLYYAVTGPLLHGHATTFYDGPFTAESTYSLIKRRGITNLAGAPTAYRLLIAAGPEAAAPVKGQLRVVSSAGEPLNPEVIRWFAEHLAAPIHDHYGQTELGMVVNNHHRLRHTVHPGSAGLAMPGFRVAVLDEQSNELPPNVPGVLSVDLKRSPLMWFSGYWQQETPAIEGGYYRTGDTVELEPDGSISFVGRADDVITSSGYRIGPFDVESALIEHAAVIEAAVIGKPDPERTEIVKAYVVLAKDVTPSEALAEELRQYVKKRLSAHAYPREIEFLEQLPKTPSGKLQRFILRKRDTEPAGTAQGTSSAA
- a CDS encoding AraC family transcriptional regulator, whose product is MERRTIAPLFVEEVADCLRRAGVAPGPVFAAAGLPEVVRERVSAAQFGALWLAVAAAMDDEFFGLGGRPMRPGSFTLLCHAVLNAGTLRQALNRALRFLKVALDDPYGELRVEGDLARIVLHDKATPRSAFAYRTFWIVVHGIACWLVGRRLPLRRVDFACGPPAVAADYRSFFGAPVRFGQPQSALAFDASYLDLPTTRTERALKEFLRLAPANILVRYRHDATLTAAIRTTLRAKPPTAWPNFETLAKQMKIPASTLRRRLRAEGQTYQTIKDEIRRALAIRWLAENEKPVGDIAADLGFAEPSAFHRAFRKWMARSPGAFRRETRAG